A single genomic interval of Sinorhizobium meliloti harbors:
- a CDS encoding efflux RND transporter periplasmic adaptor subunit — MTSLVASDAANAAPTETAGATGGNAFRVTPVTHRPIVESVQATGSLAPVALVSVSSQVSGQIKQIYADFNHEVRRGDAIALIDPLSFEIAAEQAEAQVGIARAGLRKAEVALRDAEADLVRKQALADRGTGSKLEEIKSRATRDLASAEVENARHALLAAAALFKQARADLERTIIRSPVDGTIIQRSIEVGQTVAVSLQAPVLFSIAQNLREMQVNASIPEAEIGRIRVGQRLEFTVDSYSGHLFHGEVVQIRKQPQVTQNVVTYTVVASAPNVDLRLLPGMTATARIVVKEGDSTLTVPTAALRFRPPGEPRSLESRVFVERNGHAVAVPVQPGATDGKFTAILSDALTEGDMVITGLASGRERDLKSSRGRLVGAF, encoded by the coding sequence GTGACGAGCCTCGTCGCCAGCGATGCTGCCAACGCAGCACCTACCGAAACGGCAGGTGCGACCGGTGGGAATGCCTTTCGTGTGACGCCTGTAACCCACCGCCCGATTGTTGAGAGTGTCCAGGCGACGGGCTCCCTCGCCCCGGTGGCACTTGTCTCGGTTAGCTCCCAGGTGTCTGGCCAGATCAAGCAGATCTATGCGGATTTCAATCACGAGGTTCGCCGGGGCGACGCGATAGCACTGATTGATCCGCTTTCCTTCGAGATCGCCGCAGAGCAGGCCGAGGCTCAGGTGGGCATCGCGCGCGCCGGGTTGAGGAAGGCCGAAGTCGCTTTGCGTGATGCGGAAGCAGATCTCGTGAGAAAGCAGGCTCTCGCCGACCGCGGAACCGGCTCAAAGCTGGAAGAAATCAAGTCCAGAGCAACACGCGATCTCGCCTCTGCCGAAGTCGAAAACGCCAGGCATGCTCTGCTGGCCGCCGCAGCGCTGTTTAAACAGGCACGCGCTGATCTCGAACGCACCATTATCCGGTCGCCGGTGGACGGAACAATCATTCAGCGTAGCATCGAAGTCGGTCAGACCGTCGCCGTTAGCCTTCAAGCGCCGGTGCTCTTCTCGATTGCGCAGAACCTTCGCGAAATGCAGGTCAACGCTTCGATCCCGGAGGCCGAAATCGGTCGCATCCGCGTCGGACAGCGGCTGGAGTTCACAGTCGACTCCTACTCAGGCCACCTCTTCCACGGCGAAGTCGTGCAGATACGAAAGCAGCCGCAAGTGACCCAAAACGTCGTCACCTACACCGTGGTTGCCAGCGCCCCAAACGTCGACCTGCGGCTGCTGCCCGGCATGACCGCGACCGCGCGTATCGTTGTCAAGGAGGGCGACTCCACGCTCACCGTTCCGACGGCTGCGCTGCGCTTCCGTCCTCCCGGAGAACCGAGAAGCCTTGAATCCCGGGTGTTCGTCGAAAGGAATGGGCACGCGGTGGCGGTACCTGTTCAGCCCGGCGCAACCGACGGCAAGTTCACGGCAATCCTGAGCGACGCGCTTACGGAGGGGGACATGGTGATAACGGGACTCGCATCGGGCCGCGAACGCGATCTGAAATCGTCCCGCGGAAGACTTGTCGGAGCATTCTGA
- a CDS encoding ABC transporter ATP-binding protein gives MAIIRLDRISKRYGVGSMPVHALRNISLEISAGDSVAIMGASGSGKSTLLGLLGCLDTPTTGSYHLAGQEVGVMPKQALAQTRCRRIGFVFQSFNLLPRSTAIENVELPLVYAGLRPSARRALAMAALERVGLTDRTLHYPNQLSGGQQQRVAIARALVNEPDLILADEPTGALDSATGREILQLLHQVNALGTTVIVVTHDRNVASGMRRTITLADGRITADLRTSTLDRQEVLA, from the coding sequence ATGGCGATCATCCGTCTCGACCGGATCAGCAAGCGCTACGGAGTCGGCTCCATGCCTGTGCATGCTCTTCGCAACATCTCGCTCGAAATCTCTGCCGGCGATTCCGTTGCTATAATGGGAGCTTCCGGCTCCGGCAAGTCGACGCTGCTCGGCCTTTTGGGCTGTCTCGATACGCCAACAACTGGAAGCTATCATTTGGCGGGACAGGAGGTTGGGGTGATGCCAAAGCAAGCGCTGGCGCAAACACGCTGCCGTCGAATTGGCTTCGTCTTCCAAAGCTTCAACCTGCTGCCCAGATCGACGGCCATCGAGAACGTGGAACTGCCTCTGGTTTACGCAGGTCTGCGGCCGTCGGCCCGGCGTGCCCTGGCAATGGCAGCTCTCGAGCGCGTCGGCCTCACAGATCGGACGCTCCACTATCCCAATCAACTGTCCGGCGGCCAGCAGCAGCGCGTGGCGATTGCCAGGGCGCTCGTCAATGAACCGGATCTGATCCTGGCCGACGAGCCGACCGGCGCCCTGGATAGTGCGACCGGGCGCGAAATCCTGCAGCTTCTCCATCAGGTTAACGCCCTTGGGACTACCGTCATCGTCGTTACTCACGACCGCAACGTGGCTTCCGGGATGCGCCGGACGATTACCTTAGCGGACGGGCGGATCACAGCCGACCTGCGGACGAGCACGCTAGACCGCCAGGAGGTCCTTGCATGA
- a CDS encoding ABC transporter permease gives MRPADILRTAARALRGNRLRSALTTLGIIIGVASVVVMVAIGAGTQAAIKEEIEKLGASVVMVIPGSANAAGARLGAGTRPTLSDEDAAVINDDAAGIVAAAPSVAGVAHLATAIDNWSSGVHGVTEEYFTARDWELAAGRQIDEQDVESAAKVVMLGATTAEKIFEEADPIGQTIRINHLPMEVIGLLARKGQTMDGSDLDDVALIPLSTARDQLFGRSTAKTRSVSMITVKAKDERRIEEVVEEIRDVLRFQHRLAPGQPEDFRINNVAESARVQEESSAALTRLLAAIASVSLFVGGIGIMNIMLVSVTERTREIGIRMAVGAKPAIVMAQFLAEATFLSIAGGVAGAAIGFGGAVFAEQQLGMRVELSAAPVLLAFFFSALVGLVFGLYPAIRASQKSPLEALRYE, from the coding sequence ATGAGACCGGCGGATATTTTGCGCACCGCCGCCCGTGCCCTGCGCGGCAACAGGCTGAGAAGTGCCCTGACGACGCTCGGGATCATCATCGGCGTCGCGTCCGTTGTCGTAATGGTCGCCATCGGCGCCGGAACGCAGGCTGCGATCAAGGAAGAGATTGAGAAACTCGGCGCGAGCGTCGTGATGGTCATTCCGGGATCGGCAAATGCGGCGGGAGCCAGACTTGGAGCCGGAACACGTCCGACTCTCTCCGATGAAGACGCTGCCGTTATCAACGACGATGCGGCCGGTATCGTCGCCGCGGCTCCGAGCGTGGCGGGGGTCGCACATTTGGCGACGGCGATCGACAACTGGTCTTCTGGTGTTCACGGGGTAACGGAAGAGTATTTCACTGCACGAGACTGGGAACTGGCCGCTGGGCGCCAAATCGACGAACAGGATGTCGAAAGTGCCGCAAAGGTTGTGATGCTCGGTGCCACGACGGCGGAGAAGATTTTCGAGGAAGCCGACCCGATCGGCCAGACCATCCGTATCAATCACTTGCCGATGGAGGTGATCGGGCTGCTTGCGCGGAAGGGGCAAACGATGGACGGCTCGGATCTGGATGACGTGGCTCTCATTCCGCTCAGCACCGCTCGCGATCAGCTCTTCGGGCGCAGCACGGCGAAGACCAGATCCGTATCGATGATCACCGTCAAGGCAAAGGACGAACGGCGGATCGAAGAGGTTGTCGAGGAAATTCGCGATGTATTGCGGTTCCAGCATCGGCTGGCCCCCGGGCAACCCGAAGACTTCCGTATCAACAATGTCGCCGAAAGTGCGAGGGTTCAGGAAGAGTCCTCCGCTGCGCTGACGCGTCTGCTGGCGGCGATCGCCTCCGTCTCCCTATTCGTGGGGGGCATCGGCATCATGAACATCATGCTTGTCTCCGTCACCGAACGCACCCGCGAGATCGGCATCCGCATGGCGGTCGGGGCGAAGCCGGCAATTGTCATGGCACAGTTTCTCGCTGAAGCGACCTTCTTGTCCATAGCAGGTGGCGTCGCCGGTGCCGCGATCGGTTTCGGCGGGGCAGTCTTCGCCGAACAGCAGCTCGGAATGCGGGTCGAGCTTTCGGCTGCACCGGTTCTGCTTGCCTTCTTCTTCTCGGCACTGGTTGGCCTCGTGTTTGGCCTTTATCCGGCGATCCGCGCATCGCAAAAGTCGCCGTTGGAAGCACTGCGTTATGAATAA
- a CDS encoding carbohydrate ABC transporter permease, protein MMASTPAAKVPPLRRRLPAGALRRRQLAASAWVYLTFLVVAIIMAGTFVLAFIASLKVDPLERPFRIYFDQLNPAAWIAAARLGQEGAGDALWGGLAPGAKVDFSVTYAAPADATIVEPRAEVPRRRPGSGIAAALMRHYAADYASIALRSSSAATMQARDEKGIRQGWQTRTFVYEITYRTDRQNGPWIERTPLNLTAPTSQILIDSPISPSRSERRGRLLSWDNITPGALGLIFNNYRRVINETADLQTGKSLLGSWLGNSLVIATGRLVLTLVVASLAGYALARLKFRGSRLLFAAALFSMTIPAQVTFVSNYLIFRDLSLLNTPWSVIVVFVASANVLLMKQFFEGFPREIEEAAIVDGANRFQVFCKIVLPNAKPALLVNAILAFQGAWNDFFWPLVLITSPPEALTVQVGLLSLRRSFGGAQGDWGLVLAGAFISIVPVVILFVLFQRHIVSTQFAKGTQ, encoded by the coding sequence ATGATGGCGAGCACGCCGGCTGCTAAAGTCCCTCCCTTGCGCCGCCGTTTACCGGCCGGCGCGCTTCGTCGGCGGCAGCTTGCGGCGAGCGCCTGGGTATATCTGACCTTTCTTGTTGTCGCGATCATCATGGCGGGGACATTCGTTCTTGCCTTTATAGCGAGCTTGAAGGTCGATCCACTCGAGAGACCGTTTCGCATCTATTTCGATCAGCTCAATCCGGCCGCATGGATCGCCGCGGCTCGCTTGGGGCAGGAGGGTGCGGGTGACGCTTTGTGGGGAGGGCTTGCTCCTGGCGCGAAGGTTGATTTCAGCGTGACGTACGCGGCACCCGCCGATGCTACGATTGTTGAACCCAGAGCCGAGGTTCCTCGCCGCCGCCCGGGCTCGGGCATCGCCGCTGCGCTCATGCGGCATTATGCGGCGGATTATGCGTCAATTGCATTGAGAAGCTCCAGTGCGGCAACGATGCAGGCTCGTGACGAGAAGGGAATTCGGCAGGGTTGGCAGACGCGGACATTCGTCTATGAGATCACCTACCGCACCGACCGCCAGAATGGCCCCTGGATCGAACGTACGCCCCTAAATCTTACCGCCCCGACCTCTCAAATTCTTATCGACAGTCCGATTTCGCCATCCCGATCCGAGCGGCGCGGACGTTTGCTGAGCTGGGACAACATCACACCAGGCGCTCTTGGGTTGATCTTCAACAACTACCGGAGGGTGATAAACGAGACCGCTGACCTGCAGACTGGGAAGAGCCTGCTTGGAAGCTGGCTGGGCAATAGTCTTGTGATCGCAACTGGGCGCCTGGTCCTGACGCTCGTCGTCGCTAGCCTTGCGGGGTATGCGCTCGCGCGGCTTAAGTTCAGGGGCAGCCGCTTACTATTCGCTGCAGCACTCTTCTCAATGACAATCCCGGCGCAAGTGACCTTCGTGTCAAACTATCTGATTTTCAGGGATCTGTCGCTTCTGAACACACCCTGGAGCGTAATCGTCGTTTTCGTAGCTTCAGCTAACGTCCTCTTGATGAAACAGTTTTTCGAGGGGTTTCCAAGGGAGATAGAGGAAGCTGCAATCGTCGACGGCGCCAACCGTTTTCAAGTGTTCTGCAAGATCGTTCTGCCAAACGCCAAACCGGCCTTATTGGTCAACGCGATTCTCGCGTTTCAAGGAGCCTGGAACGACTTCTTTTGGCCCCTCGTCCTCATCACCAGCCCACCCGAAGCGCTGACGGTCCAAGTCGGGCTTCTCAGCCTACGTCGTTCGTTCGGTGGTGCGCAGGGTGATTGGGGACTCGTTTTGGCAGGTGCGTTCATCTCGATCGTGCCAGTTGTTATCCTTTTCGTGCTCTTCCAGCGGCACATTGTTTCCACTCAGTTCGCCAAGGGCACCCAATAG
- a CDS encoding sugar ABC transporter permease, translating to MSRTRSEERSGWLFVLPFTISMMLFFVFAIVRTAYYSFTDFDLFEAPSFVGMSNYTALVSDELFLLALRNTIGFSLIVTTTQTVLALALAVLVNHAVRARGLVRTVFYLPSIMSSAAMTLIFLWLFQRNGFMTAIVSVMLAYRQHILLFLVGMAALHGALVLNARRSYEGVSIFDPFFLLVAAVGALALAVSCALAGLLSVFDNNLPISWLNTQRHFLFMPVTLWSVALMNVFTTVPTLMLLFLAGLQSIPSSLYDAAEVDGANAFQRFRHITVPALRPVTFAVVTMGVIGTLQMFDQVAILGDAAPLASRVTLAYYVYENAFPEGASSRIGMASAAALVLGILTITAVYVQKSLGVKEKGE from the coding sequence ATGTCACGAACAAGGTCAGAAGAGAGGAGCGGCTGGCTCTTCGTATTGCCCTTTACAATCTCTATGATGCTGTTTTTTGTCTTTGCGATTGTTCGGACTGCTTACTACAGCTTTACCGATTTCGACTTGTTCGAGGCTCCAAGCTTTGTTGGAATGTCCAATTACACTGCACTGGTCTCCGACGAACTTTTCCTCCTCGCCTTGCGCAACACTATCGGCTTCTCGCTCATCGTAACAACGACCCAGACCGTGCTCGCACTTGCTCTGGCGGTCCTTGTGAACCATGCCGTCCGGGCCAGGGGACTCGTTCGGACGGTGTTTTACCTGCCATCGATCATGTCCAGTGCGGCCATGACGCTTATCTTCCTGTGGCTCTTCCAGAGAAATGGCTTCATGACCGCAATCGTCAGCGTCATGCTTGCCTATCGCCAGCACATCCTTTTGTTCCTCGTGGGCATGGCTGCTCTGCACGGCGCGCTGGTTCTCAACGCGCGACGCAGCTACGAGGGTGTGTCGATCTTCGATCCATTCTTTCTGCTCGTCGCCGCCGTCGGCGCGCTGGCGCTTGCTGTTTCCTGTGCCCTCGCGGGATTGCTGTCTGTTTTCGACAACAATCTGCCTATTTCCTGGCTAAATACGCAGCGCCATTTCCTTTTCATGCCGGTCACGCTGTGGTCCGTGGCGTTGATGAACGTTTTTACGACGGTCCCGACGCTGATGCTGTTGTTCCTGGCAGGCCTGCAGTCAATCCCGAGCAGCTTATACGATGCGGCTGAGGTCGACGGAGCCAACGCTTTCCAGCGATTTCGCCACATAACCGTGCCGGCGCTCAGGCCGGTAACCTTTGCCGTCGTGACGATGGGCGTCATTGGTACCCTACAAATGTTTGACCAGGTCGCGATTTTAGGAGATGCGGCTCCCCTCGCAAGTCGAGTAACGCTTGCCTACTACGTTTATGAGAACGCCTTTCCCGAAGGCGCCTCTTCGAGAATCGGTATGGCAAGTGCTGCGGCCCTCGTCCTTGGCATCCTTACAATCACAGCCGTCTACGTGCAAAAATCGCTCGGCGTGAAGGAAAAGGGCGAATGA
- a CDS encoding extracellular solute-binding protein — MLFRPGVFVAATMLCLPASAEETVRISGWGGSEVAIVNGLLTNVVAEKLAKEGIRVKYEPVDGDYSQIIINGLSAGTAPDLFYVDTFWARSVFSAGQAAPVTSDVSGFAANLLTAFTYDGKLYSTPKDFNTLAIHFNKDIFDDAGVDYPSNDDTWTTLQEKLVAVHKSLPEVDGLCVVPEYARFGAFALSTGWSPFDTRGKTILDERFRRAFGFYTGLVKSGAAVMAADAGHSWTGGCLASERAAVAIEGAWILSALRDSAPNMNLGTVRMPKDPESGKRGNIVFSVGWSVNAASKVSKAAAKVAELLTTEEAQQWVLEQGLALPSRTSLTDNPWLRGGEPEQIASRVVLEGLSDDHVTPYFFGDVGGSWMQPINAALNSVILGEEDANKALQSAQSAFDRMLAR; from the coding sequence ATGCTGTTCCGTCCTGGAGTTTTCGTCGCAGCGACCATGCTCTGTTTGCCGGCATCTGCTGAGGAGACTGTGCGGATATCCGGCTGGGGTGGGTCCGAGGTCGCCATTGTCAACGGGCTATTGACGAATGTTGTTGCCGAAAAGCTCGCGAAAGAGGGAATCAGGGTAAAGTACGAGCCTGTTGATGGCGACTATTCGCAAATCATCATTAACGGCCTGTCGGCGGGCACCGCTCCAGACCTTTTTTACGTCGATACCTTTTGGGCGCGGTCAGTATTCAGCGCCGGTCAAGCCGCACCGGTAACAAGCGACGTTTCTGGTTTTGCAGCCAATCTCCTCACGGCCTTCACCTACGATGGGAAGCTTTACTCGACCCCCAAGGATTTCAATACGCTGGCCATACATTTCAACAAGGACATCTTCGATGACGCGGGCGTCGATTATCCGAGCAACGACGACACGTGGACGACGCTGCAAGAGAAATTGGTGGCCGTGCACAAGTCGCTTCCGGAGGTCGATGGTCTCTGTGTTGTTCCGGAATATGCCCGGTTCGGCGCCTTTGCATTATCGACAGGCTGGTCCCCCTTTGATACTCGGGGAAAAACCATCCTGGATGAGCGCTTTCGTCGGGCTTTCGGTTTCTATACCGGCCTCGTGAAGTCCGGGGCCGCCGTTATGGCCGCCGACGCCGGACACAGCTGGACTGGCGGTTGCTTGGCGTCCGAGCGGGCTGCCGTAGCGATAGAGGGTGCTTGGATACTCAGCGCGTTGCGCGATAGTGCTCCAAACATGAATCTCGGCACTGTCCGGATGCCGAAAGACCCTGAAAGCGGCAAACGAGGCAATATCGTCTTCTCCGTCGGTTGGAGCGTCAACGCGGCCTCGAAGGTCAGTAAGGCTGCTGCAAAAGTTGCCGAACTCCTAACCACCGAGGAGGCTCAGCAATGGGTTTTGGAGCAGGGGCTGGCCCTCCCGAGCCGGACTAGTCTGACTGACAACCCCTGGCTGCGGGGCGGCGAGCCTGAACAGATCGCAAGCCGAGTGGTCCTCGAAGGCCTCTCGGACGATCACGTTACACCGTATTTTTTCGGGGACGTCGGAGGGAGTTGGATGCAGCCGATCAATGCTGCGCTCAATTCTGTCATCCTCGGGGAGGAGGATGCGAACAAAGCTTTGCAATCAGCGCAAAGCGCCTTTGATCGGATGCTCGCCAGGTAA